The Corynebacterium confusum genome has a window encoding:
- a CDS encoding MBL fold metallo-hydrolase, whose translation MEHPAYSQLRPVTRSAGVVLCDNPSYTALEGTNTWIIRAAEDAKSIVVDPGPEDEGNLNVIRNNAGEIGLIVLTHRHNDHADGANRLRQLTGAPIRAFDPNYCSSGTEALQDGESISLDGVTPQLEVAHTPGHTADSTSFFVWSGEPHHSHLEGIISGDTIVGRHTTLLSETDGDLGGYLESLAMLEERGKDVPLLPGHGPDLEDTSAMARKYIDRRHYRLDQIRTLRQEHGEDIELQTLIDNMYDDVDPVLRHAAEQSTRTALKYLDAHNDS comes from the coding sequence ATGGAGCATCCTGCATATAGCCAACTTCGCCCGGTGACTCGTTCAGCGGGCGTTGTCCTGTGCGACAACCCCAGCTACACGGCCCTCGAGGGGACCAACACCTGGATCATCCGCGCGGCGGAAGACGCCAAGTCGATCGTCGTGGATCCGGGGCCGGAGGACGAGGGCAACCTCAATGTCATCCGCAACAACGCTGGGGAAATCGGCCTCATCGTACTGACCCACCGGCACAATGACCACGCCGACGGAGCCAACCGGCTGCGCCAGCTGACCGGGGCTCCCATCCGCGCTTTCGACCCGAACTACTGCTCAAGCGGTACCGAAGCACTGCAAGACGGGGAGAGCATCTCTCTGGACGGGGTCACCCCGCAGCTCGAGGTGGCGCACACCCCAGGCCATACAGCGGATTCCACGTCCTTCTTCGTCTGGAGCGGCGAGCCGCACCACTCCCACCTGGAGGGCATCATCAGCGGCGACACCATCGTCGGCCGCCACACCACGCTGCTCTCGGAGACCGACGGCGACTTGGGGGGCTACCTGGAGTCGCTGGCCATGCTGGAAGAGCGCGGCAAGGACGTACCCCTGCTGCCGGGCCACGGCCCGGACCTAGAGGACACCTCTGCGATGGCGCGCAAGTACATCGACCGCCGCCACTACCGCCTGGATCAGATCCGCACGCTGCGCCAGGAGCACGGCGAGGATATCGAGCTGCAGACCCTCATCGACAACATGTATGACGACGTAGATCCGGTCCTGCGCCACGCGGCCGAGCAATCGACCCGCACGGCGCTGAAGTACCTCGACGCGCACAACGACAGCTAA
- the glxR gene encoding CRP-like cAMP-activated global transcriptional regulator GlxR, with amino-acid sequence MESVQDILSRAGIFQGVDPVAVNNLIEQMETVRFPRGTTIFDEGEPGDRLYIITSGKIKLARHAPDGRENLLTVMGPSDMFGELSIFDPGPRTSAAVCVTEVQAATMNSEMLKQWVSDHPSIAQQLLRVLARRLRRTNANLADLIFTDVPGRVAKTLLQLANRFGVQEGGALRVNHDLTQEEIAQLVGASRETVNKALATFAHRGWIRLEGKSVIIVDTEHLARRAR; translated from the coding sequence GTGGAAAGCGTTCAGGATATTCTCTCCCGCGCGGGTATCTTCCAGGGTGTCGATCCCGTCGCGGTTAACAACCTGATTGAGCAGATGGAGACGGTCCGTTTCCCGCGGGGTACCACCATTTTCGACGAGGGCGAACCGGGCGACCGCCTCTACATCATCACCTCGGGCAAGATTAAGCTCGCCCGCCACGCCCCGGACGGCCGCGAGAACCTGCTGACCGTGATGGGCCCGTCCGACATGTTCGGCGAGCTGTCCATTTTCGATCCGGGCCCGCGCACCTCCGCCGCGGTCTGCGTGACCGAGGTTCAGGCCGCCACCATGAACTCGGAGATGCTCAAGCAGTGGGTCAGCGACCACCCGTCCATCGCCCAGCAGCTGCTGCGCGTGCTGGCCCGCCGCCTGCGCCGCACCAACGCCAACCTGGCGGACCTCATCTTCACCGACGTGCCGGGCCGTGTGGCCAAGACGCTGCTGCAGCTGGCCAACCGCTTCGGCGTGCAGGAGGGCGGCGCCCTGCGCGTCAACCACGACCTGACCCAGGAGGAGATCGCCCAACTGGTCGGCGCCTCCCGCGAGACCGTCAATAAGGCCTTGGCCACCTTCGCCCACCGCGGCTGGATCCGCCTGGAGGGCAAGTCCGTCATCATTGTGGACACCGAGCACCTGGCTCGCCGCGCCCGCTAA
- a CDS encoding RidA family protein → MSFKKRLEELGYELPQVAKPLASYVPALKVGNQVWTSGQLPLVDGQLPATGKVGAEVSLEQAQDLARRSILNALAAVDAEVGLDNVSRVLKVVGFVSSDPEFLDQPEVINGASNLIGEVFGDAGQHARSAVGVAVLPKNSPVEIELIVEIS, encoded by the coding sequence ATGAGTTTTAAGAAGCGACTGGAAGAGCTGGGCTACGAGCTGCCGCAGGTGGCCAAGCCGCTGGCCTCGTACGTGCCGGCCCTCAAGGTAGGCAACCAGGTCTGGACCTCGGGCCAGCTGCCCCTGGTTGACGGCCAGCTGCCGGCCACCGGCAAGGTCGGCGCCGAGGTTAGCCTCGAGCAGGCACAGGACCTGGCCCGCCGCAGCATCCTCAACGCGCTCGCGGCTGTCGATGCCGAGGTGGGCCTAGACAACGTCTCCCGCGTCCTCAAGGTCGTGGGCTTCGTCTCCTCCGACCCGGAGTTCCTGGACCAGCCCGAAGTCATCAACGGTGCCTCGAATCTCATCGGTGAGGTCTTCGGGGATGCTGGCCAGCACGCTCGCTCCGCCGTTGGCGTGGCAGTTCTGCCGAAGAACTCCCCGGTGGAAATCGAGCTCATCGTGGAGATCTCTTAA